The stretch of DNA GTTCCCGGATTTGTGGCCAGCAGCGAGGAGCGATTCCACACCAGCTCTCCGTTATGGAGCCGATAAGCCCGGATTCCCTGCGATGTCACCACGATCACACACTGTTGATCCAGCGGCCCGGTCTCAGTCACACCAGCCACGAGAACTCCATCAGCAACCGTCTTCGACCAGAGCTGTCGTCCATTCAGGGACCAGGCCGACAATTGATTGGATTCCTGCGAAGTACCAATTAACACATTGTTCGAGAGGAGCAGCCTGGCTTCACGCCAACTGCGCCACCATTCATCCGGTAAATATCCCGGCGGCAGATCGGCCCGTTGAAATGGACTGGTCGATGTATGAATCGGCAGCGAAGCTCGCCAGTCGATCGATCGCGAAGCCAGATGGATCGAGATCACTTCTCCCACGCCCGTGGTAACTATGCAGTTCGTGCCATCCCAGACCATCGCAACGGCACTCCTCTGCAAAACGGGATGGAGAGCCGGTGGTTGAGACAGTTGACCTAAACCGAGCGACCATTCAAATCGGCCATGCTCCCGATCCACCACATACAGCCCCAGATTCTGGTCTTTCTCAGTCAGAAACAGGAGTTGATCATCAATCAGCAGTGGAGGGCCCAGAAACATGGTCTCGCTGAAGGGATATGTCGAACCACTGCTCTGGCTTCCCAGACGCCAGAGGACTTTCCCAGTCGCCATTTCCACTGCACTGAGCAGTCGATGAGCTGGGCGGCCATCTGTGCGCGAAGGAATGCGGTCAATCAGATAGAATCGATCGTCATCCGGAGTCATCTGGGCATAGATCGTCTGCGAGTTTTCCAGCCCCACGATCGCTTGCCAGTCCTGGAGTGATAACGCTCCACGCTCCCATGTTTCATTCCGGATCAATGGTGCCGGCACAGTCCAGACGATTTTTTCTGTCTGTCGATCTCTCGCCACAAACTTGAGTGGATCGCGTGTGATCACCAGATCTTCCGTGATCAGGGGCTGCAAAATCGAAACTGTAGCGATCCCGCGGGATCGCAGATAATGCCGGACCTGAGCCGTTCGATTTTCCCATAAATGAGGCTGCTGAGAACCGTCGTCAATCATTCTCCTGCTTATGACCGCAGTCTGATCTGGAACTGTCTCGATGCGCGAGGAGACTTTCTGCTCAGACTTTTGTGCCGGCCAGATCTCATCGCTGAGGCGCTCTTTCAAGAGCCGCAGCGCATGACCTCTACGTTCTCGCTGCCCTGATCGAGTTGCAAAACCCGGCTGTTCATTCAGCACTCCACTGGCTCGCGCTAGCTGGGTTCGCCGGGCCACATTGTCGAACTTCAATAGTGGATGCTGAGACAACTCAAAGTATATCGAAGCTGCCAGCTCAGCCTGACCGCGGTCACGAGCCCTGGCAGCCAGTTCTTCCCATGCCTTGATCCCAGCGGCCGACAGGTCAAACTGCAAACTCAATTGAAGCAGTCGTTCTCCACGCGATTCATCCACGGGTAACTCGCGGTAAGCCAGATCGGCCGCAAGTTGAATATCTTTCAACAACGTCTGCTGTTGATACGGCAGCAGCTGATTGTACCACTCTCGCCGGAGCCGCCAGACAGCGTGAAAAGTCGAGCTGTTTTCGGAAGTTGTCGTGACCGCTTTGGGATCGATGGCCAGCACTCTGTCGGCAATCACAATCGACAACTCTCGATTTCCAGTGCGCAGAGCATTGGTCAGTTCTCGTAACTGACGTGTGGTGGCTGGTGAGATCTCCGGGCGAAGCTGCCGGGCCAGCGTCGCCTGTAAAGAACTTTCTGGTGAGGAGTGAACCGTCACATCAGCATTCGAGAGCTCTCGCTCCTGTTCAACGGGTTGGTTTTCTTGAGCAAATGCCGCTGCGGGTAAGCAACTCATTCCGAATATAAGCACCAGGCCCACGATCACCGACGTGAAAAACGCAGGCAGAACGAACGCAGATTGCAGGCGATTGATGCCTGATTGCCGGGCAGTGATTGTCGAGAACATGCTCATTTCTGCACCTGAGCCTCACGTTTCTGACAGTCTTCTCTCTCCACGACACAGCGATTGCTCAGCAATTTCCAATTAAAAAATGACCTCAGAATAACTTCGTGCAGGTTATGTACCACGAAGTCACAGAATACGATATGTGAGGCATATCCCGACCAACGCGTGCCCTTCTAAAACCCTCGCCCGCGTCCTCATGGGAGAGCCGGATGTTCCTCATGGACTCAGATCGCGTGGTAAGCCCGCCTTGTGAGCGGCCAATTGTTGAGAACAGGGACGATCCGAGCGACTGAGCGATCTCAGCAATGTGCCAAACACACGCAAAGCATCGCAGACGGCCAGGTCTTTGCGCAGAAGCCACCATTGGGGAGAGCCGTTGGTACCCACTAAACATTTTCGACTCGTGAGTGCTTTCGTCATCGTCTGGATCGATGGGCCACCATCGAGACTCACAAATCCCCACCGTTCGAAATCGGTGTGCCAATGAGCCCAGGCCGTCGTTGTCAGACAGATTTCTAATGGTTGTTGCGAGGGAGCCGTCAGAGGTTCCTGAGCCAGTTCAATCGCCAGCAGCAACGTCACATCCTGCATCGAGAGCCACGTCCCCTGTTCATCGACAGCAGTCAACGTTTCACCATCCGGTGCGAAATAGCACCCCAGATGGGCCTGCTCCTGACGAACAGTCTCTTCCAGAACTCTCAGCGAGGCGGAAGTATGACTCGATAAATCCCGATGCACAGCCGGCAGCGAGAGCGGAATCAACCGGCACGGATGATGTTCCGTCAATCGCTTCAATCGCTGAAAGAGGAGTTCATTCTCACTCCCGCAAACCACAGTCAGCGGGCGCAGCGCATGAAACTCTTCCTGTAAGGTCTGATCCTGCTCAAAGTGGAGAAGAGGTGAGTATCGACCCAGCTGTCTGGCATGGGCATAAGTTCCCGTGTGAGATTCCTCACTGAGCCAACGCAATTGCTCAATCGATGGCCAAGCCAGGCCATCCGGCCCGATCAGGTCGAATCCCGTCCAGGCAGGGCCATATCCCGAACCAGTGATAAAGATCGCCAGCACACTTTGGAACGATGACATGGCCAGGGTCAGATCGGGCTTTCGGCAGAACCCCAGATCAGCAATATCCTTCCCCTGCTGTCTGAGGCCTTTAACCAGCCCTGCGGCAATCTCTGGCGAACTGACCCGCTCATCATGACCAATCACCACTCTTGATGTCGTCCCGACAGGCGAGGCTTCTCCCCCGAAAGCCCCTTCGCTCAAAGCCTTGCCAATCGCTCTGCCCCACTCCACCGCACGAGTGCGATGCATCACATTCAGATAAACCGCCCGGACTCCACCCTCCGATAGGATCTCTTCTTCACGGTTTTCAAGGATCGGTGCCACAGGGAAACTGACTGGCAGCAGTCCTTGTTCGTCGCGAGCCGGGCAGTTCCGACAGAGGGGATAATGAGCCGCCAGTCGCGCCAGATGCACACTGCGGCTGATCGAATACGTTTCCCCCGGACAGCGATACGTGCCCCCCGGTAAAGCACCTGGGGCCACTGCATCGATCGGAGGAAATATCTCTGATGGCTCGTCTGCCGGTGCCATGGAACAATCTCTACAACTGCCGGCCACTCACAAGACCAAACCCACACGATCACACAGAGGGAACTTATACACACATGATGATGCAATGGCCCCCTATGTGATGCAATGGCCCCCTGTGTGATGCAATGGCCCCCTGTGTGATGCAATGGCCCCCTGTGTGCCATGCTTGCAGCTCTGGGCAAGCATGTTTTCGCTACCAACACAGCTCTGTTATCTCCCGGGAAACGAATGACACATCAACCGTCGTGGTCATCCCTTTCATTATGTCGCCATCTGGCACGACCGATAGAAGACTTCTCACGCAGGAGCTTCTTCTTCTCCATCGGCTGGCTGTACTGACTCTGTCGTGGCGTGCACTTCTGAGGCGTGCGCTTCTTCAGCAGGCTTTGCAGCGCGTGCTCTTTTCTCGGGTGGCAGTAAACGATCCAGAATGCCGTTCACAAACGAGCCGCTATTCGCACCGCCAAAAGATTTGGCCAGTTCGAGAGCTTCATCGATCACCACGCGGTGGGGCGTATCGGTCTGCAGAAGTTCATAGGCACCTAATCTCAGCACGTTGCGATCTGTGGGTGCCATGCGACTGAGCGACCAGTTGACCGCTGCTTCTTCGATTCTCTTGTCCAGCGCCGGGCGGAATTCCATCGCCCCGGAAAAGAGCCCCCAGGCAAAGCGAGAGAGCGTTTCATCCGGCAACTCGGCCTGAATCATCTGACGAATCTGCTCGAAGCCCACATCGGGATTGAGATCCTTCAGATACAGCATCTGAAGCACGACTTCACGGGCTTTGTGGCGGCGGGACATTGACATGAAAGATCCGAGGTACAAATCACAGACGGAAACAAATGATGATAACAACCTGCAACCGGGAAGAAACTCTCAGCGATTCGGAGCATTCCTTCAGGACGCTAAAAAATATGGATTTGAACACGCAGGCTGTTCATGGTGACATCAGATGACGGGCCTCAGGATACGGGCCATCGATCCTTTCCCCAGCAGATGTCGGGCGAAGGATTTATGGGTGAGAGTTATTTCTCATGACGGGAAAGTTCGATGAGCACGTTGCGGGTTTCAATCGCTGCCAGTGCCGCCTCAACACCTTTGTTCCCCGCTTTCCCGCCCGATCGATCCAAAGCATGATCCATCGTCGGGCAGGTCAGCACACCGAAAGCCACCGGGATGCCATACTCCAGAGCAATCTTCTGCAGGCCGGCCGCCACCTGCTGGTTGATGTATTCGTGGTGAGTGGTCTCGCCCTGAATCACAGCCCCCAGGCAGACAATCGCACCATATCTCTTGGATTGTGCCAGCCTCTGTGCCACCACAGGCAACTCGAACGACCCGGGGACATACACCACCGTGATCTGATCTTCGGGCAAACCGTGCCGACGATACGTTGAAACGGCTCCCTCCAGCAGGCGGTTGGTCACGAGTTCATTGAACCTCGAGACGACAATCGCCACTGGTTCTTGAGGAGCAAGCAGTTGAGCTTCAATAGTGCGCGTCATATCAGCTTTGATACTGGAAAGAGTACAGGATTCAACAAAGTATCATCGAGAGTCGATCGACTTGAACAGAACATGACTCTGCTCAGGTATCCATCAACTCAAATTCATTGTACTCAGGAACTCTTCATTCGTCTTGGTCCGCCGCAATCTGGATGTCAGCAGTTCCATGGCTTCTACGGGGTTCATGTCACCCACGACTCGGCGTAAAATCCAGATTTTACGAAGTTCTTCTTCGTTAAACAGCAATTCTTCCCGGCGTGTCCCCGAACGATTGATATCAATCGCCGGCCAGACTCGCTTTTCAACCATCCGGCGATCCAGGTGCAGTTCGGTATTCCCTGTCCCCTTGAACTCTTCAAAGATCACATCGTCCATCTTGCTGCCTGTATCAACCAGAGCTGTGGCGATAATCGTCAGACTGCCCCCTTCTTCGACATTGCGTGCCGCACCAAAGAATCGCTTGGGATGCTGCAGAGCGTTCGCATCGACACCACCTGTCAGAATCTTTCCCGAATGAGGAACTTCCGAGTTCCACGCGCGGGCCAGTCTGGTGATCGAATCGAGAAAGATCACCACATGCTGACCGTACTCAACCATGCGTTTGGCCTTCTCAATGACCATCTCTGAAACCTGAATATGTCGGCTGGGAGGTTCATCGAACGTGCTCGAAATGACTTCGCAATTTCGCCCTTTGACCTGCCGTTCCATATCGGTCACTTCTTCGGGGCGCTCGTCAATCAGCAGCACAATCACATAGACATCAGGTTCATTGGCAAGGACAGCTTTCGCCAGATTCTGCAGCAGAATCGTCTTGCCAGCCTTCGGTGGCGAAACAATCAGTCCTCGCTGTCCCATCCCAATGGGAGCAATCATATCGACCACGCGTGAACTGTAATCTGAAGATGTTCCGGCCAGCTTCAGTCGACGCTCGGGATGCAAAGGTGTCAGATCGTCAAAGAAGACCTTCTCCGTCAGCAAATTCGGATCTTCACCGTTAATCGCCTCGACCCGTAACAAAGCAAAGTAGCGCTCGTTTTCCTTGGGCGGACGAATCTGACCAGCGACAGTCGCTCCATTCCTCAGACCGAAGCGGCGAATCTGGCTCGGTGACACATAGATATCATCCGGGCACGGCAGATAGTGATAATCGGGACTGCGCAGAAACCCGAAACCATCGGGAAGAATTTCAAGCGTGCCTTCACCGAACATCAGGCCATGCAGCTTGGTGCGCTCTTTGAGAATCTTGAAAATCAAATCCTGCTTTTTGAGCCCGGTGTACTCGGTAATGTTCTCCGCTCGGGCAATGTCGATGAGTTCTTTCATCGTCAATCGCTGGAGTTCAGCGACATGGATTTCGTTTTCGCCGTTCTTCGCTTGCTCGTACTTGTCGTCGCCGGGAAGCGGCTGGTCGTCGTCATCAGGTGGCAGAGCCTGCGATCGAGCGAGTGGTGGCGCACTGAACTCTTCTGTTCGACGATCGACTCGATCCTGATCTTGTTCGCGCACAGGTTCTCGACCGGCAGCAGAGCCGCTCGTAGACGTCGCACGACCTGACTGAGATTCCCTTCGGAAGGAACCTAGCGGGATGGGCGGGGCCTCTCCGGTGGCAGAGGCTTCTGTCGAACGATTCATCGAGGCACGAGGTTTCATGGTCATGGCGAGGGCTGCCTGACTAACTGAGAGGTGATTTTAAGGGGCTGGTGCCAGATTGACAGGTTGACACACCACCACGCGCTTTCAAAGTTTGTCAACGAACAGACGAGTGGCAAGGCCATGCCAGAAAACGGCCGAGGCTCGTCAAATGGCCACTTCACATCACACAGGCTGGCGGCATTTTTTACGAAAGATGAAACACCATTCTGAGAAGCCGCTTTTCCCGGTTCCTGCGCGATCGTGGTGACATCGGAACTCTCCGCATGAGACGACGTGCCAGGTGGTGCTTTCAACCACGATAGAATCGCGTCTCTGAGAGCCGTCGTTGCCGAATTCGTTTTGAGGTCGTTGAAAATGACCAGATCGGCCACGGAACGCTTAGCATCCAGTGACCACTGGCTCGCTTCCCGTCGGGCCAGTTCTTGCATCGACCAGCCACGCCCTGCGATCTGTGCATGACGATCGGCTTCGTTTGTATCGATGTAAACCAGCAAATCACACAGAGTACGCCAGCCAGTCTCCAACAGGATCGCTGCATCAAGAATGACAGCCGCGTATCCGGAATGAGCAGCATGCGCGATCTGTTGGAGTAGCCTCGATCGAATCTGCGGATGCACCACCTGTTCGAGTTGTTTTCTCGCAGCCTG from Planctopirus ephydatiae encodes:
- a CDS encoding phosphohexomutase domain-containing protein, yielding MAPADEPSEIFPPIDAVAPGALPGGTYRCPGETYSISRSVHLARLAAHYPLCRNCPARDEQGLLPVSFPVAPILENREEEILSEGGVRAVYLNVMHRTRAVEWGRAIGKALSEGAFGGEASPVGTTSRVVIGHDERVSSPEIAAGLVKGLRQQGKDIADLGFCRKPDLTLAMSSFQSVLAIFITGSGYGPAWTGFDLIGPDGLAWPSIEQLRWLSEESHTGTYAHARQLGRYSPLLHFEQDQTLQEEFHALRPLTVVCGSENELLFQRLKRLTEHHPCRLIPLSLPAVHRDLSSHTSASLRVLEETVRQEQAHLGCYFAPDGETLTAVDEQGTWLSMQDVTLLLAIELAQEPLTAPSQQPLEICLTTTAWAHWHTDFERWGFVSLDGGPSIQTMTKALTSRKCLVGTNGSPQWWLLRKDLAVCDALRVFGTLLRSLSRSDRPCSQQLAAHKAGLPRDLSP
- the nusB gene encoding transcription antitermination factor NusB is translated as MSMSRRHKAREVVLQMLYLKDLNPDVGFEQIRQMIQAELPDETLSRFAWGLFSGAMEFRPALDKRIEEAAVNWSLSRMAPTDRNVLRLGAYELLQTDTPHRVVIDEALELAKSFGGANSGSFVNGILDRLLPPEKRARAAKPAEEAHASEVHATTESVQPADGEEEAPA
- the ribH gene encoding 6,7-dimethyl-8-ribityllumazine synthase, which gives rise to MTRTIEAQLLAPQEPVAIVVSRFNELVTNRLLEGAVSTYRRHGLPEDQITVVYVPGSFELPVVAQRLAQSKRYGAIVCLGAVIQGETTHHEYINQQVAAGLQKIALEYGIPVAFGVLTCPTMDHALDRSGGKAGNKGVEAALAAIETRNVLIELSRHEK
- the rho gene encoding transcription termination factor Rho, producing the protein MKPRASMNRSTEASATGEAPPIPLGSFRRESQSGRATSTSGSAAGREPVREQDQDRVDRRTEEFSAPPLARSQALPPDDDDQPLPGDDKYEQAKNGENEIHVAELQRLTMKELIDIARAENITEYTGLKKQDLIFKILKERTKLHGLMFGEGTLEILPDGFGFLRSPDYHYLPCPDDIYVSPSQIRRFGLRNGATVAGQIRPPKENERYFALLRVEAINGEDPNLLTEKVFFDDLTPLHPERRLKLAGTSSDYSSRVVDMIAPIGMGQRGLIVSPPKAGKTILLQNLAKAVLANEPDVYVIVLLIDERPEEVTDMERQVKGRNCEVISSTFDEPPSRHIQVSEMVIEKAKRMVEYGQHVVIFLDSITRLARAWNSEVPHSGKILTGGVDANALQHPKRFFGAARNVEEGGSLTIIATALVDTGSKMDDVIFEEFKGTGNTELHLDRRMVEKRVWPAIDINRSGTRREELLFNEEELRKIWILRRVVGDMNPVEAMELLTSRLRRTKTNEEFLSTMNLS
- the coaE gene encoding dephospho-CoA kinase (Dephospho-CoA kinase (CoaE) performs the final step in coenzyme A biosynthesis.) produces the protein MTSQSAISTRKVPVVGILGAIGSGKSFVARSAAVDVEPPWLVLDADRVGHEVLREEAVRTRLVELFTRQILGADGEIDRRQLATQVFGELPTQQAARKQLEQVVHPQIRSRLLQQIAHAAHSGYAAVILDAAILLETGWRTLCDLLVYIDTNEADRHAQIAGRGWSMQELARREASQWSLDAKRSVADLVIFNDLKTNSATTALRDAILSWLKAPPGTSSHAESSDVTTIAQEPGKAASQNGVSSFVKNAASLCDVKWPFDEPRPFSGMALPLVCSLTNFESAWWCVNLSIWHQPLKITSQLVRQPSP